A single window of Panulirus ornatus isolate Po-2019 chromosome 52, ASM3632096v1, whole genome shotgun sequence DNA harbors:
- the LOC139765051 gene encoding uncharacterized protein, translating into MVIDGTTAGYRDLPRRTWIRSDDGYRTAGPGHQAMDLTKKTSGLRRPRQRAFTRLQQDDEENWPPSEATPASPPAKKPRLDVLPGHTAGESWIPPKEQEPPHVGMPPSCESWLPETRLVPFHVGITPSFDYRIPQVDQDLPRLSTAPLNGYWFPLREQEPSQGIKPYIKDFWIPPGMSTLPLSNNLLPLTKQDVDSAIMKTSGFPHYLHTTTTHQENEDDRSPPTELLAKRRVLINDPGHTAGGRGRPKSCTYEARTATSDPFPPTEEQDSSLINTMPSSDSWLQQEPNPPHQFAIPSCDFWLPPEEGAHHHVGTLPSTETWLPLNAQENPRRDTQPTFDPCLTLEKDHHHSGTLLSTESGIPQKDQVLPYVGTSHSSDAWPPPAEQNLPRMGISLSCGSCLPQMEEVPPRRMTETSPHPDTLQETAIYSLTQEPVTEGPVSSPVSLKDEPSVSRGPLLGAPFVHPVTSAVSCSGIQEQPSQVSEALSTTEAIPNIPGCVGDHILDLSSSFEQRKADRISSSSIPRDRPQHPCTRDHLPVDYSLDASPNLTALDYLNHHKPGILQPLYPVQGENTNPRPGVAQPELFNLRYIFLDPPPFIPILPGKDNLQKPTDTEAMVYRSACQTNKEGTGIQDQTHPIGEPMSQAKPDSETSPTPVPASSHELLTMSQGRETQSSSYGVGSCPESCETFHDMCDVTRDYLELKQVEHRCKTCGTTCRDISHLQDHEKMHRNRMYACSFCKKTFTSKKMRATHIISTVCQRVSRYLRHTENGWECIHCEHFFDTRKKAEDHAIQHERGKGYNCPVCDEHFERKDNLLYHARSCHYDYYKSLYT; encoded by the coding sequence GTGATGACGGATACCGTACAGCAGGGCCGGGTCACCAGGCGATGGACCTCACCAAGAAGACTTCGGGACTTCGACGACCCCGCCAGCGAGCCTTCACCAGACTGCAGCAGGACGATGAGGAGAACTGGCCGCCGTCAGAagcaacaccagcatcaccaccagccaaGAAGCCGCGCCTCGATGTCCTCCCTGGCCATACGGCTGGGGAGTCTTGGATTCCACCGAAGGAGCAAGAGCCACCACACGTGGGCATGCCTCCTTCGTGCGAGTCTTGGCTTCCTGAGACTAGGCTGGTTCCTTTTCACGTGGGTATAACACCTTCATTTGACTACAGGATTCCACAAGTGGATCAGGATCTTCCTCGCCTGAGCACAGCACCTTTGAATGGCTATTGGTTTCCACTGAGGGAGCAGGAGCCTTCTCAAGGGATCAAACCATATATCAAAGACTTCTGGATTCCTCCTGGCATGAGTACACTTCCCTTAAGCAATAATTTGCTTCCACTGACGAAGCAGGATGTGGACTCCGCTATCATGAAGACTTCGGGGTTTCCACACTACCTCCATACCACCACAACTCACCAGGAAAATGAGGATGACAGGTCGCCACCGACAGAACTACTAGCGAAGAGACGAGTCCTCATTAACGACCCTGGTCACACAGCTGGGGGCAGAGGACGTCCCAAATCCTGCACATACGAGGCGAGGACAGCCACGAGTGACCCTTTCCCTCCGACGGAGGAGCAAGATTCTTCCCTCATCAACACAATGCCATCGAGTGACTCTTGGCTTCAACAGGAGCCAAATCCTCCCCACCAATTCGCAATACCTTCGTGTGACTTTTGGCTTCCACCGGAGGAGGGGGCTCATCATCACGTCGGCACATTACCCTCAACTGAAACTTGGCTTCCACTGAATGCACAGGAAAATCCTCGCCGGGACACACAGCCGACGTTTGACCCTTGCCTTACACTGGAGAAGGATCATCATCACTCAGGCACATTACTCTCCACTGAATCTGGGATTCCACAGAAGGACCAGGTTCTCCCTTACGTTGGCACATCACACTCGAGTGACGCTTGGCCTCCACCTGCTGAACAAAATCTTCCTCGTATGGGAATATCACTTTCATGTGGTTCTTGTCTTCCCCAGATGGAAGAGGTTCCTCCTCGCCGGATGACTGAGACCTCTCCGCATCCTGACACTTTACAGGAAACTGCAATATATTCTTTGACTCAGGAACCTGTAACTGAAGGTCCTGTGTCTTCGCCTGTCTCCCTGAAGGATGAGCCTTCTGTTAGTCGTGGCCCTTTGCTAGGCGCTCCTTTCGTGCATCCTGTCACATCAGCAGTGTCATGCAGCGGTATACAAGAACAGCCATCCCAAGTCAGTGAAGCTCTGAGTACAACTGAGGCCATTCCGAACATACCGGGTTGTGTGGGCGACCACATCCTCGACCTTAGCAGCTCTTTCGAGCAGAGGAAAGCAGATCGAATCTCATCATCCAGCATCCCACGGGATCGTCCTCAGCATCCATGTACTAGAGATCACCTACCAGTCGACTACAGCCTAGATGCTTCACCTAATTTAACGGCACTAGACTACTTAAATCATCATAAACCAGGTATCCTGCAACCTCTCTACCCGGTTCAAGGGGAGAACACCAACCCACGACCAGGTGTGGCACAGCCAGAACTGTTTAACCTAAGGTACATCTTCCTTGATCCTCCACCCTTCATTCCCATCTTGCCCGGCAAAGATAATCTGCAGAAGCCGACAGATACAGAAGCCATGGTTTACCGCAGTGCATGTCAAACCAATAAAGAAGGAACTGGAATCCAAGATCAGACTCATCCTATAGGAGAACCAATGTCTCAGGCAAAACCAGATAGCgaaacctcaccaacacctgttcCTGCCTCGTCTCACGAACTGCTCACTATGTCACAAGGAAGAGAGACCCAGTCGTCTTCATATGGCGTAGGGTCGTGTCCTGAGAGCTGCGAGACGTTCCATGATATGTGTGATGTCACGAGAGACTACCTCGAGCTTAAACAAGTGGAACACAGGTGCAAAACATGTGGAACAACATGTAGAGATATTTCACATCTTCAAGACCATGAAAAGATGCACAGAAACCGCATGTATGCCTGCAGCTTTTGCAAGAAAACATTCACTTCCAAAAAAATGCGAGCCACTCACATAATATCTACAGTATGCCAGCGTGTTTCCCGATACCTGAGACATACTGAGAACGGATGGGAATGTATTCACTGTGAACATTTCTTCGATACTCGCAAAAAGGCAGAAGACCACGCCATCCAACACGAGCGTGGTAAAGGATACAACTGCCCAGTCTGCGATGAACACTTTGAGAGGAAGGATAACCTCTTATACCATGCTCGAAGCTGCCACTATGACTACTATAAAAGCCTTTATACTTAA